A section of the Anaerolineae bacterium genome encodes:
- a CDS encoding SCP2 sterol-binding domain-containing protein produces MPKRFLSIEDAFRFLEEHFLPEKATETDVTVQLHLTGEGGGDWFIRIQGGQLKVVPGVAEGMPDLTVTVNTADYLALLNGEMDPLAAYLRGRVQVQGEVKLVYRLQYLFRLPEA; encoded by the coding sequence ATGCCCAAACGATTCCTTTCCATTGAAGACGCCTTTCGCTTCCTGGAGGAGCACTTTCTCCCCGAGAAAGCCACCGAAACCGATGTGACCGTCCAGTTGCACCTCACTGGCGAAGGGGGCGGCGACTGGTTCATCCGCATCCAGGGCGGGCAGTTAAAGGTGGTGCCCGGCGTGGCCGAAGGCATGCCCGACCTGACCGTCACTGTGAACACCGCCGACTACCTGGCGCTGCTCAACGGCGAGATGGACCCGCTGGCGGCGTACCTGCGCGGCAGGGTGCAGGTGCAGGGCGAAGTGAAGTTGGTGTACCGGCTTCAGTACCTGTTCCGCCTGCCGGAGGCATGA
- a CDS encoding acyltransferase, which yields MNETVLRGLRVLFPRLKRIPIVRIHGRGNRLQYRGAVLLGVVFDIHGDDNEITIAPGAFLRGVRFHLRGSGHRVHIGAGVRISRRAELWLEDEGGELTIGPGTTIVSAHLAVTEPGSRLVIGPDCMLATDIEIRTGDSHAIFDAQTGERLNPAADVVLEEHVWVGARAIILKGCRIGKGSVVAAGAVVTQSCPPQSIVAGNPARVIRQGIVWTRHRQAKIDHG from the coding sequence ATGAACGAAACAGTGCTGCGCGGCTTACGGGTGCTCTTCCCCCGCCTAAAGCGCATACCCATTGTGCGCATCCACGGCCGAGGCAACCGCCTACAGTACCGGGGCGCGGTGCTGCTGGGGGTGGTCTTCGACATCCACGGCGACGACAACGAAATCACCATCGCGCCGGGCGCCTTCCTGCGCGGGGTGCGCTTCCATCTCCGCGGTTCGGGGCATCGGGTGCACATCGGCGCAGGAGTGCGCATCAGCCGCCGCGCCGAACTGTGGCTGGAGGACGAAGGCGGCGAACTGACCATCGGCCCCGGCACCACCATCGTCAGCGCCCACCTGGCCGTCACCGAGCCGGGGTCGCGGCTGGTCATCGGCCCGGACTGCATGTTGGCCACCGACATCGAAATCCGCACCGGCGACTCCCACGCCATCTTCGACGCTCAGACTGGCGAGCGGTTGAACCCGGCTGCCGATGTGGTGCTGGAGGAGCACGTGTGGGTGGGCGCGCGGGCCATCATCCTTAAAGGCTGCCGCATCGGTAAAGGCTCGGTGGTCGCCGCCGGGGCGGTGGTCACCCAGTCCTGCCCGCCACAGAGCATCGTGGCGGGGAATCCCGCCCGCGTCATCCGGCAAGGCATCGTCTGGACGCGCCATCGGCAGGCGAAGATAGACCACGGATGA
- the aroE gene encoding shikimate dehydrogenase produces MAWALGLIGYPLGHSLSPRLHRAALAALGQTGDYRLYEVPPEDEDALRRLMDALRQGTLHGLNVTIPHKQRAAALVDALTPTAQAIGAVNTLFVRESRVWGDNTDAPGFWADLRVQLPKATAQPGVALVLGAGGAARAVVYALLSRGWRVRVVARRPTQAQALCEHLSAATAPPFCSPVVWETLADWLRETPDLIVNTTPVGMAPHAEASPWPAALPWPRNAALYDLVYNPRPTALVRQARAAGLPAVDGLGMLIEQAALAFERWTGLRAPREALGQAATAPPRSDT; encoded by the coding sequence ATGGCCTGGGCGTTGGGGCTCATCGGTTACCCTTTGGGCCACAGCCTTTCGCCTCGCTTGCATCGAGCGGCTCTGGCCGCGCTGGGGCAGACCGGCGATTACCGGCTATACGAAGTGCCGCCGGAAGACGAGGATGCGCTACGCCGCCTGATGGACGCGCTGCGCCAGGGCACGCTGCACGGCCTCAATGTGACCATCCCCCACAAGCAGCGAGCAGCCGCCTTGGTCGACGCCCTCACCCCCACGGCGCAGGCCATCGGTGCAGTGAACACGCTCTTCGTCCGGGAAAGCCGGGTATGGGGCGACAACACCGATGCCCCCGGCTTCTGGGCCGACCTGAGGGTGCAACTGCCCAAGGCCACGGCGCAGCCCGGCGTGGCCTTGGTGCTGGGTGCGGGCGGCGCGGCGCGGGCCGTGGTCTATGCCCTGCTGAGTCGCGGCTGGCGGGTGCGGGTGGTGGCCCGCCGCCCCACCCAGGCGCAGGCCCTGTGTGAGCACCTGAGCGCCGCCACAGCCCCCCCTTTTTGCTCTCCGGTGGTCTGGGAAACCCTTGCTGATTGGCTACGCGAAACGCCCGACCTCATCGTCAACACCACCCCTGTCGGCATGGCGCCCCACGCCGAAGCCTCGCCCTGGCCCGCCGCCTTACCCTGGCCGCGCAACGCAGCCCTCTACGACCTGGTGTACAACCCCCGCCCCACCGCCCTGGTGCGCCAGGCCCGCGCCGCCGGTCTCCCCGCCGTTGACGGCCTGGGGATGCTCATCGAGCAAGCCGCCCTGGCCTTCGAGCGTTGGACCGGGCTCCGCGCCCCGCGCGAGGCCCTGGGACAGGCCGCCACCGCCCCACCAAGGAGCGACACATGA
- the aroC gene encoding chorismate synthase — MLRILRFLTAGESHGPALLTILEGLPAGLPVDPAALNAELARRQRGVGSGPRMRIERDRAEILSGVLEGHTTGAPVALRIVNRDHAKWRGRPIPPFTAPRPGHADLSAALKYGYRDLRPALERASARETAARVAVGALAKQLLAALGITVGGYVRAIGPVEADLSAIPLAERPARAEKHPTRCPDPQAAQAMQEAIEEIIRRRDTLGGVIEIVALGVPPGLGSHVHWDRRLDARLAAAVMSVQAIKGVEIGPAFANARLPGTQAHDPIRQQGRRLVRPTNRAGGIEGGISNGQPIVVRAAMKPIATTLTPQPTVDLAAGAETPTHYERSDFCPVPRAVPVLEAMVALVLADALLEKLGGDTFDELQTRLAALRQPRLDDLPQDGTPHIFWPDDTWEDTP; from the coding sequence ATGCTCCGCATCCTACGCTTCCTCACCGCTGGCGAATCCCACGGCCCGGCCCTGCTCACCATCCTCGAAGGGCTGCCGGCCGGGCTGCCCGTGGACCCCGCTGCCCTGAACGCCGAACTGGCCCGCCGCCAGCGCGGCGTGGGCAGCGGCCCTCGAATGCGCATCGAACGCGACCGCGCCGAAATCCTCAGCGGCGTGCTGGAAGGCCACACCACCGGCGCGCCGGTCGCCCTGCGCATCGTCAACCGCGACCACGCCAAATGGCGCGGCCGACCCATCCCGCCCTTCACCGCGCCCCGCCCCGGCCACGCCGACCTGAGCGCCGCCCTGAAGTACGGCTACCGCGACCTGCGGCCAGCCCTGGAACGGGCCTCGGCCCGCGAAACCGCCGCCCGCGTGGCCGTGGGCGCCTTGGCCAAACAACTTTTGGCCGCCCTGGGCATCACCGTGGGCGGCTATGTGCGCGCCATCGGCCCCGTCGAAGCTGACCTGAGCGCCATCCCCCTGGCCGAGCGGCCCGCCCGCGCTGAAAAACACCCCACCCGCTGCCCCGACCCCCAGGCCGCTCAGGCCATGCAGGAGGCCATCGAAGAGATCATCCGCCGCCGCGACACCTTAGGCGGTGTCATCGAGATCGTCGCCCTGGGCGTGCCCCCCGGCCTGGGCAGCCATGTGCACTGGGACCGCCGCCTGGACGCTCGTCTGGCCGCGGCGGTGATGAGCGTCCAGGCCATCAAAGGCGTCGAAATCGGCCCGGCCTTCGCCAACGCCCGCCTTCCCGGCACCCAGGCCCACGACCCCATCCGCCAGCAAGGTCGCCGCCTGGTGCGCCCCACCAACCGCGCCGGTGGCATTGAAGGCGGCATCTCCAACGGCCAGCCCATCGTGGTCCGCGCGGCCATGAAGCCCATCGCCACCACCCTTACCCCCCAACCCACCGTGGATCTGGCCGCCGGTGCCGAAACGCCCACCCACTACGAGCGCTCCGACTTCTGCCCTGTGCCCCGTGCCGTGCCCGTGCTGGAGGCGATGGTGGCCTTAGTGCTGGCCGATGCCCTGCTGGAGAAACTGGGCGGCGACACCTTCGACGAACTCCAAACCCGCCTGGCTGCCTTGCGCCAACCCCGTCTGGACGACCTGCCCCAGGACGGCACCCCGCACATCTTCTGGCCCGACGATACTTGGGAGGACACGCCATGA
- a CDS encoding ATP-dependent 6-phosphofructokinase codes for MTRRRIGILTGGGDAPGLNAVIRAVVYTAQKAFGWEVWGIRDGFEGFLRPDGAFRLTAEHVHGILPRGGTILGAANRGNPFARKVIRDGQEVIEDASNQIVQRVAELGLDALIVVGGDGTLGAARDLARLGLPIVGIPKTIDNDVPGTEATIGFDTAVNTAVEALDRLHFTAEAHHRVMVVELMGRNTGFIALKAGLAGGADVILIPEIPFRFEAVCAKVKRRAAAGRPFSILAVAEGAYPREGQPVFRTTGDAIYSPRLGGIGSQVAAYLNEHCSESRVLVLGHLQRGGVPSALDRWLATHFGHEAVRLVDRRAWGHMVALRGHEVIRLLLEEALQQPKRVDPHGAEVQTARDLGIAFGDEEG; via the coding sequence ATGACCAGGCGACGCATCGGCATCCTCACCGGCGGCGGTGATGCCCCCGGCCTGAACGCAGTCATCCGCGCCGTGGTGTACACGGCGCAAAAGGCCTTTGGCTGGGAGGTGTGGGGCATCCGGGACGGCTTTGAGGGTTTTCTGCGACCTGATGGCGCCTTTCGCCTCACCGCCGAACATGTTCACGGCATCCTGCCCCGGGGCGGCACCATCTTAGGCGCGGCCAACCGGGGCAACCCCTTCGCCCGTAAGGTCATCCGCGACGGCCAGGAAGTCATCGAAGACGCCTCAAACCAGATCGTGCAGCGCGTGGCCGAGTTGGGCCTGGACGCCCTGATCGTGGTGGGCGGCGACGGCACCTTAGGCGCGGCCCGCGACCTGGCCCGTCTGGGGCTGCCCATCGTGGGCATCCCCAAGACCATCGACAACGATGTGCCCGGCACCGAGGCCACTATTGGCTTCGACACAGCGGTCAACACGGCTGTGGAGGCCCTCGACCGGCTGCACTTCACCGCCGAGGCCCACCATCGCGTCATGGTGGTGGAACTCATGGGCCGTAACACCGGGTTCATCGCCCTCAAGGCCGGGCTGGCCGGAGGAGCCGATGTGATCCTCATCCCCGAAATCCCCTTCCGTTTCGAGGCGGTGTGCGCCAAGGTAAAACGCCGGGCTGCTGCCGGACGGCCCTTCAGCATCCTGGCCGTGGCCGAGGGAGCCTACCCGCGCGAAGGGCAGCCTGTGTTCCGCACCACCGGCGACGCCATCTACAGCCCCCGTCTGGGAGGCATTGGCAGCCAGGTGGCCGCTTACCTCAACGAACACTGCAGCGAAAGCCGCGTCCTGGTGTTGGGCCATCTGCAACGGGGCGGCGTCCCCTCGGCTCTCGACCGCTGGCTGGCGACTCACTTCGGCCACGAAGCCGTGCGCCTGGTGGACCGCCGTGCCTGGGGCCACATGGTGGCCCTGCGGGGCCACGAGGTGATCCGCCTCCTGCTGGAAGAGGCCTTGCAGCAACCCAAACGGGTGGACCCCCACGGCGCTGAAGTGCAAACCGCCCGCGATTTGGGCATTGCCTTTGGCGACGAGGAAGGATAG
- a CDS encoding SH3 domain-containing protein: protein MRRHILPGIGLFVSLLAAAWLALPSATAHPLAQETPIPTLTGTPVGALVKIVGGGELQIHVRSGPGTAFPLVGILVVGQEVPALGRSPGGDWIKVVYPGAPDGTGWVFSPYTRLIQGELPILEIPPTPVPDTPTPDPTLAAQFQLAPPPTRLPTFTPAPTLASITFPQESVPLEERFPVGLVVATLMSLGLLGLLASYLRGR, encoded by the coding sequence ATGAGACGCCACATTTTGCCAGGGATAGGGCTGTTCGTCAGCCTTTTGGCCGCCGCGTGGCTGGCACTACCCAGCGCCACCGCCCATCCGCTGGCCCAGGAAACCCCCATCCCCACCCTGACGGGCACTCCCGTGGGCGCGCTGGTGAAAATCGTCGGTGGGGGCGAGTTGCAAATCCATGTCCGCTCCGGGCCGGGGACGGCCTTTCCCCTGGTGGGGATCCTGGTGGTGGGCCAGGAAGTGCCTGCGCTGGGGCGCTCGCCCGGCGGCGACTGGATCAAAGTGGTGTACCCCGGAGCGCCCGATGGAACGGGCTGGGTCTTTTCTCCTTACACCCGTCTGATCCAGGGCGAACTGCCCATCCTGGAAATCCCCCCAACCCCCGTGCCGGACACCCCCACGCCGGACCCCACGCTGGCGGCCCAATTCCAACTGGCGCCGCCGCCCACCCGTCTGCCCACCTTTACCCCGGCACCTACCCTGGCCAGCATCACCTTCCCCCAGGAAAGCGTGCCGCTGGAAGAGCGGTTCCCCGTGGGGTTGGTGGTGGCTACGCTGATGTCCTTGGGCTTGCTGGGTCTGCTGGCCTCCTACCTGCGAGGGCGCTGA
- a CDS encoding TIGR01777 family protein — translation MRIAITGGTGLIGRALGEALLAEGHTVIVFTRRPDLVDRLPPGAQPAPWTPADPDRLAEVLRGADAVVNLVGENIAAGRWTRARKERIRRSRVEAGEALSAALAALPAAERPRVLLQASAVGYYGPRDDDEPVTEAAPPGNDFLAQVTVAWEASTAPVEALGVRRAILRTGVVLSPRGGALPLMALPVRLFVGGKLGSGRQWVPWIHIADEVAAIRFLLEREDAQGSFNLCAPNPVTNAEMMRALGRVLHRPVWLPVPAFALRLALGEMSATVLTGQRTVPQRLQELGFPFRYPRLLPALEDLLTK, via the coding sequence ATGAGAATCGCTATCACTGGGGGAACCGGCCTGATCGGCCGCGCCTTGGGGGAAGCCTTGTTGGCCGAGGGCCATACCGTCATTGTGTTCACCCGCCGTCCGGACCTCGTGGACCGGCTGCCCCCAGGGGCTCAACCCGCCCCCTGGACACCCGCTGACCCCGACCGCTTGGCCGAGGTGCTACGCGGCGCCGACGCCGTGGTCAACCTGGTGGGCGAGAACATTGCCGCCGGGCGCTGGACCAGGGCCCGCAAGGAACGCATCCGCCGCAGCCGCGTCGAGGCCGGGGAAGCCCTGAGCGCCGCCCTGGCCGCCCTACCCGCCGCCGAGCGCCCTCGCGTGCTGCTCCAGGCCTCGGCCGTGGGCTACTACGGCCCGCGGGACGACGACGAACCGGTGACCGAAGCCGCCCCGCCGGGGAACGACTTCCTCGCCCAGGTCACTGTAGCGTGGGAGGCCAGCACCGCACCGGTGGAGGCTTTGGGCGTGCGCCGGGCCATCCTGCGCACAGGCGTGGTGCTCAGCCCGCGCGGCGGCGCCCTGCCCCTGATGGCCCTGCCTGTGCGCCTGTTCGTGGGCGGCAAACTGGGCTCCGGCCGCCAATGGGTGCCCTGGATCCACATCGCCGATGAAGTGGCCGCCATCCGCTTCCTGCTGGAACGCGAGGACGCCCAGGGCTCCTTCAACCTCTGTGCTCCCAACCCGGTCACCAACGCCGAGATGATGCGGGCCCTCGGCCGGGTGCTCCACCGCCCCGTATGGCTGCCGGTGCCCGCCTTCGCCTTGCGGCTGGCCCTGGGCGAGATGAGCGCCACCGTGCTCACCGGCCAGCGCACCGTGCCCCAGCGGCTACAGGAACTGGGCTTCCCCTTTCGTTATCCCCGCCTCCTGCCCGCGCTAGAAGACCTGCTGACGAAGTAA